From Hirundo rustica isolate bHirRus1 chromosome 19, bHirRus1.pri.v3, whole genome shotgun sequence, a single genomic window includes:
- the MRPS17 gene encoding small ribosomal subunit protein uS17m, with protein MSVPRGAVHAKWIVGKVIGTKMQKTAKVRVTRLVLDPYLLKFFNKRKTYFAHDPLQQCVVGDIVLLKALPERRSKHVKHELAEIVFKVGNVIDPITGKPCAGTRFLENLSDSENLTEADTTYLSEKLQELKVCSTDK; from the exons ATGTCTGTCCCACGTGGAGCTGTCCATGCAAAATGGATAGTGGGGAAGGTAATTGGGaccaaaatgcagaaaactgcCAAAGTGAGAGTGACGAGGCTCGTGCTGGATCCCTACTTGCTAAAG ttctttaacaaaagaaaaacctatTTTGCCCATGACCCACTGCAGCAGTGTGTTGTCGGAGACATTGTTCTTCTGAAAGCTCTGCCCGAGCGAAGGAGCAAACACGTGAAACACGAACTGGCTGAAATTGTGTTCAAGGTTGGCAATGTCATAGATCCCATCACGGGAAAGCCCTGTGCAGGGACCAGATTCCTGGAAAACCTGTCAGATTCCGAAAATCTGACCGAGGCAGATACTACCTATCTAAGTGAGAAGCTTCAGGAACTTAAAGTTTGTTCAACAGACAAATAG